One window from the genome of Roseofilum reptotaenium CS-1145 encodes:
- the crtB gene encoding 15-cis-phytoene synthase CrtB, giving the protein MLQLPKPARMRPLVSLEQSYELCRQITATYAKTFYLGTLLMPESKRRAIWAIYAWCRHTDELVDGKESEITTPETLDHWEQRLEEVFDGRAITDEEVALVDALHQFPLDIQPFRDMIAGQRMDLFQSRYQTFDDLYLYCYRVAGTVGLMSTCVMGVDESGSVAPWHNRPYVPIEEAVALGIANQLTNILRDVGEDIQRGRIYLPLEELALFDYTEEDLLNGVIDKRWREFMRFQIQRARKFYKQAERGVRHLIRDARWPVWSALMLYQQILGAIERNDYDVFSKRAYVSLPKKLVTLPVAYMRSQIF; this is encoded by the coding sequence ATGCTGCAATTACCGAAGCCTGCTCGCATGAGACCGCTTGTCTCCCTAGAACAATCCTATGAACTCTGTCGTCAAATTACGGCAACCTACGCTAAAACCTTCTATTTAGGAACCCTATTGATGCCAGAATCCAAGCGCCGCGCCATCTGGGCCATTTATGCTTGGTGTCGGCATACCGATGAATTGGTAGATGGTAAGGAAAGTGAAATTACCACTCCAGAAACCCTTGACCATTGGGAACAACGCCTAGAAGAAGTGTTTGACGGACGTGCCATCACCGATGAAGAAGTTGCCCTAGTGGATGCCCTACACCAGTTTCCCCTAGACATTCAGCCCTTCCGCGATATGATTGCCGGGCAACGAATGGATTTATTCCAAAGTCGGTATCAAACATTTGACGATCTGTATTTGTACTGTTACCGAGTTGCGGGAACTGTGGGGTTAATGTCTACGTGCGTAATGGGCGTAGACGAGTCCGGTTCTGTTGCTCCTTGGCATAATCGCCCCTATGTACCGATAGAAGAAGCAGTAGCCCTAGGTATTGCCAACCAGTTAACAAATATTCTCCGGGATGTGGGGGAAGATATTCAGCGCGGCAGAATTTATTTACCCTTGGAAGAGTTGGCTCTGTTTGACTATACGGAAGAGGATTTACTGAACGGGGTGATTGACAAGCGTTGGCGCGAGTTTATGCGCTTTCAAATTCAACGAGCGCGGAAGTTCTACAAACAAGCAGAACGGGGGGTACGGCATCTGATTCGGGATGCTCGATGGCCAGTTTGGTCAGCGTTGATGCTCTATCAACAGATTTTAGGAGCGATTGAACGCAATGATTATGATGTATTTAGCAAACGCGCTTATGTGTCTTTACCGAAGAAATTGGTGACTTTGCCCGTGGCTTATATGCGATCGCAAATCTTCTAA